Proteins from a single region of Oncorhynchus kisutch isolate 150728-3 unplaced genomic scaffold, Okis_V2 Okis01b-Okis20b_hom, whole genome shotgun sequence:
- the LOC116352771 gene encoding zinc finger protein 239-like isoform X2: MVDRGSDTDYTPSPAVVVKVGEHKPPKNKNTVKKLHQCPDCGKTFERLSRLKRHEPSHLRKSKHPCPDCNQSFGNLSVLKKHRATHKSTEKLTHQCQQCGKTFEKLSRLRRHQPVHQRRKRMDHPCPKCGKTFKKLSGLVRHERGHTGEKPFPCSQCGKSFADDRHRKVHEQAHQGKLERPHRCADCGICFPKPSELRRHQRAHTGEKPHRCPDCGKAYSRSETLKRHLLIHTGERPHLCTDCGKSFIDLQQLKSHQRIHTGEKPFHCPVCGKGFSQRGNMRAHHRTHTGEKLHHCADCGASLSTSSSLKEHQLIHTGERPFQCLVCGKRFLHIWRLRKHQKTHTHRTNIHTPD, from the exons ATGGTTGACAGAG GTTCAGACACTGACTACACACCAAGTCCCGCTGTGGTAGTGAAGGTGGGAGAACACAAACCACCAAAGAATAAGAACACAGTAAAGAAACTTCACCAGTGCCCCGACTGTGGTAAAACCTTTGAGAGGCTGTCGCGTCTGAAGAGGCACGAGCCATCACACTTGAGGAAGAGCAAGCACCCGTGCCCTGACTGCAACCAGTCTTTTGGCAACCTCTCAGTCCTGAAGAAACACAGGGCAACACACAAGAGCACCGAGAAGCTGACTCACCAGTGTCAACAATGTGGCAAGACGTTTGAGAAGCTATCGCGCCTCAGAAG GCACCAGCCCGTACACCAGAGGAGAAAGAGGATGGACCACCCGTGTCCTAAATGTGGCAAGACCTTCAAGAAGTTATCCGGCCTGGTTCGGCACGAGCGAGGACACACCGGAGAGAAACCGTTCCCttgctcccagtgtgggaagagctttgccGACGACCGTCACCGGAAAGTGCACGAGCAGGCTCACCAAGGGAAGCTGGAGAGACCCCACCGCTGCGCTGACTGCGGGATCTGCTTCCCCAAACCATCCGAGCTTCGACGGCACCAACGTGCTCACACGGGAGAGAAACCGCACCGCTGCCCTGACTGTGGGAAGGCCTATTCCCGGTCAGAGACTCTGAAGAGGCACCTTCTCATCCACACGGGGGAGAGACCTCACCTCTGCACTGATTGTGGGAAAAGCTTCATTGACTTGCAGCAGTTGAAATCTCACCAGCGgattcacactggagagaaaccatttCACTGCCCCGTGTGTGGGAAGGGTTTCTCACAGAGGGGTAACATGAGGGCACACCATCggactcacacaggggagaaacttCATCACTGTGCCGACTGCGGGGCCAGTCTCTCCACATCTTCTAGTTTAAAAGAGCATCAgctcattcacacaggagagaggcccTTCCAGTGTCTGGTCTGTGGCAAACGCTTTCTGCACATCTGGAGACTCAGAAAACaccagaagacacacacacaccggactaacatacacacaccggactaa
- the LOC116352771 gene encoding zinc finger protein 501-like isoform X1, translating into MDPHISVKDEPTSDDDVTHSWCNPVRPSQMDYSHEGAVDKSELEPGDLPGLSEARKPTFNVIVKEEEEKEDDEDDEEDMVDRGSDTDYTPSPAVVVKVGEHKPPKNKNTVKKLHQCPDCGKTFERLSRLKRHEPSHLRKSKHPCPDCNQSFGNLSVLKKHRATHKSTEKLTHQCQQCGKTFEKLSRLRRHQPVHQRRKRMDHPCPKCGKTFKKLSGLVRHERGHTGEKPFPCSQCGKSFADDRHRKVHEQAHQGKLERPHRCADCGICFPKPSELRRHQRAHTGEKPHRCPDCGKAYSRSETLKRHLLIHTGERPHLCTDCGKSFIDLQQLKSHQRIHTGEKPFHCPVCGKGFSQRGNMRAHHRTHTGEKLHHCADCGASLSTSSSLKEHQLIHTGERPFQCLVCGKRFLHIWRLRKHQKTHTHRTNIHTPD; encoded by the exons ATGGATCCTCACATCAGTGTGAAAGACGAACCCACTAGTGATGATGACGTTACACACAGCTGGTGCAACCCTGTCCGGCCCTCACAAATGGACTACAGTCATGAAG GTGCTGTTGATAAGTCTGAGTTGGAACCAGGTGACCTTCCAGGCCTCAGTGAGGCAAGAAAACCAACATTCAATGTGAttgtcaaagaggaggaggaaaaggaggatgatgaagatgatgaggaGGACATGGTTGACAGAG GTTCAGACACTGACTACACACCAAGTCCCGCTGTGGTAGTGAAGGTGGGAGAACACAAACCACCAAAGAATAAGAACACAGTAAAGAAACTTCACCAGTGCCCCGACTGTGGTAAAACCTTTGAGAGGCTGTCGCGTCTGAAGAGGCACGAGCCATCACACTTGAGGAAGAGCAAGCACCCGTGCCCTGACTGCAACCAGTCTTTTGGCAACCTCTCAGTCCTGAAGAAACACAGGGCAACACACAAGAGCACCGAGAAGCTGACTCACCAGTGTCAACAATGTGGCAAGACGTTTGAGAAGCTATCGCGCCTCAGAAG GCACCAGCCCGTACACCAGAGGAGAAAGAGGATGGACCACCCGTGTCCTAAATGTGGCAAGACCTTCAAGAAGTTATCCGGCCTGGTTCGGCACGAGCGAGGACACACCGGAGAGAAACCGTTCCCttgctcccagtgtgggaagagctttgccGACGACCGTCACCGGAAAGTGCACGAGCAGGCTCACCAAGGGAAGCTGGAGAGACCCCACCGCTGCGCTGACTGCGGGATCTGCTTCCCCAAACCATCCGAGCTTCGACGGCACCAACGTGCTCACACGGGAGAGAAACCGCACCGCTGCCCTGACTGTGGGAAGGCCTATTCCCGGTCAGAGACTCTGAAGAGGCACCTTCTCATCCACACGGGGGAGAGACCTCACCTCTGCACTGATTGTGGGAAAAGCTTCATTGACTTGCAGCAGTTGAAATCTCACCAGCGgattcacactggagagaaaccatttCACTGCCCCGTGTGTGGGAAGGGTTTCTCACAGAGGGGTAACATGAGGGCACACCATCggactcacacaggggagaaacttCATCACTGTGCCGACTGCGGGGCCAGTCTCTCCACATCTTCTAGTTTAAAAGAGCATCAgctcattcacacaggagagaggcccTTCCAGTGTCTGGTCTGTGGCAAACGCTTTCTGCACATCTGGAGACTCAGAAAACaccagaagacacacacacaccggactaacatacacacaccggactaa